A single window of Ananas comosus cultivar F153 linkage group 17, ASM154086v1, whole genome shotgun sequence DNA harbors:
- the LOC109722678 gene encoding histone deacetylase 9-like: MPPKERIAYFYDGDVGNVYFGPNHPMKPHRLCMTHHLVLSYGLHNKMEIYRPHKAYPVELAQFHSADYVEFLHRITPDSQHLFANELARYNLGEDCPVFENLFEFCQIYAGGTIDAARRLNHQLCDIAINWAGGLHHAKKCEASGFCYINDLVLGILELLKYHARVLYIDIDVHHGDGVEEAFYFTDRVMTVSFHKYGDMFFPGTGNVKVIVFWQIVGLVNSCYIYCSSLVFPL; the protein is encoded by the exons ATGCCGCCCAAAGAAAGAATAGCCTATTTCTACGACG GAGATGTGGGTAACGTCTACTTTGGACCCAATCACCCAATGAAACCGCATCGTTTGTGTATGACACATCATCTTGTGCTTTCGTATGGACTTCATAACAAGATGGAGATTTAT CGGCCTCACAAGGCATATCCGGTGGAACTTGCGCAGTTCCATTCAGCAGATTATGTGGAATTCTTGCACCGGATAACTCCTGACTCACAACACCTATTTGCAAATGAACTTGCTAGAT ATAATCTTGGGGAAGACTGCCCTGTTTTCGAGAACTTGTTCGAGTTCTGTCAAATTTATGCTGGTGGCACAATAG ATGCTGCCCGAAGATTGAATCATCAACTCTGTGACATTGCTATAAACTGGGCTGGTGGTTTACACCATGCTAAGAAGTGTGAGGCATCTGGCTTTTGCTATATCAATGACTTGGTCCTGGGCattttggagcttctaaagTACCATGCAAGAGTTCTCTACATTGATATAGATGTTCATCATGGAGATGGAGTTGAAGAAGCTTTTTATTTCACAGACAG GGTGATGACCGTAAGTTTTCACAAGTACGGAGATATGTTCTTCCCTGGAACAGGCAATGTTAAGGTAATCGTTTTTTGGCAGATTGTTGGTTTAGTGAACTCATGCTATATTTACTGTTCTAGTTTGGTTTTCCCTTTGTAA
- the LOC109723057 gene encoding uncharacterized protein LOC109723057 has translation MDEIGEASSSSFRAPPPPDPDRTVICIGDIHGLFSKLRRLWANLEAAVGGAAFETALVVFLGDYCDRGPETREVLEFLVSLPARYPRQRHVYLCGNHDLAFAAFVGALPPPPDGSPFSATWEEYVASEAHEGWFTGEGYEAMHVQGRRWGGSIRERFNPKKNMPYKGSIYDAAPTFESYGVPHGSAELAKAVPDDHKKFLHDLVWVHEEENVPVDTDEGRICCKLIAVHAGLLKSKGVDERLKLLRARDTRLPKVQELSGRQDVWEIPKVMRRSVFQSPFS, from the exons ATGGACGAGATCGGCGAggcatcctcctcctccttccgagctccgccgccgcccgaTCCGGATCGGACGGTGATCTGCATCGGCGACATCCACGGATTATTCTCGAAGCTCCGGCGCCTGTGGGCGAACCTCGAGGCCGCGGTGGGCGGCGCCGCCTTCGAGACGGCGCTCGTCGTCTTCCTCGGCGACTACTGCGACCGCGGGCCCGAGACGCGGGAGGTGCTGGAATTCCTCGTCTCCCTCCCCGCCCGCTACCCGCGGCAGCGCCACGTGTACCTCTGCGGCAACCACGACCTCGCCTTCGCCGCCTTCGTCGGCGCCCTCCCCCCGCCCCCCGACGGGTCGCCGTTCTCCGCCACGTGGGAGGAGTACGTGGCGAGCGAGGCGCACGAGGGCTGGTTCACGGGGGAAGGGTACGAGGCCATGCACGTCCAGGGCCGGCGCTGGGGGGGCTCAATCAGGGAACGCTTCAACCCTAAGAAGAACATGCCCTACAAGGGCTCCATCTACGACGCCGCCCCTACCTTCGAGTCCTACGGCGTCCCCCATGGATCCGCCG AGCTGGCAAAAGCGGTACCCGACGATCATAAGAAGTTCCTGCACGACCTGGTTTGGGTTCACGAGGAG GAAAATGTGCCGGTTGATACTGATGAAGGAAGGATCTGCTGCAAATTGATAGCCGTTCACGCTGGCTTACTGAAATCGAAGGGGGTAGATGAGCGGCTGAAACTTTTGAGAGCCAGGGATACAAGACTGCCGAAGGTCCAAGAGCTTAGCGGGAGGCAGGATGTGTGGGAAATTCCAAAGGTAATGCGGCGTTCTGTGTTTCAATCCCCCTTCTCTTAA